In the Sarcophilus harrisii chromosome 1, mSarHar1.11, whole genome shotgun sequence genome, one interval contains:
- the VKORC1 gene encoding vitamin K epoxide reductase complex subunit 1 has protein sequence MVSSAGWGSPGMARLALCLAGLALSAYALHVKAERARSREYRAYCDLGESISCSRVFSSPWSKGFGLVEPFLGSESILNQSNSIFGLIFYSQQLLLGCYSAPWASSVLMLSSVLSLLGSVYLAWILYFVLYDFCLVCVTTYAINLGLMILNYRRARRPLRLQDQNKKHH, from the exons ATGGTGTCTTCCGCCGGCTGGGGGAGCCCGGGGATGGCGCGGCTGGCGCTCTGCCTGGCGGGGCTCGCGCTCTCGGCTTACGCGCTGCACGTGAAGGCGGAGCGCGCCCGGAGCCGGGAGTACCGCGCCTATTGCGACCTGGGCGAGTCCATCAGCTGCTCCCGCGTGTTTTCTTCCCC ATGGAGTAAGGGCTTTGGGCTGGTGGAACCCTTCCTGGGCTCTGAAAGCATCCTGAACCAGTCCAACAGTATCTTCGGCCTCATCTTCTATAGCCAGCAGCTCCTTCTGG GCTGCTACAGTGCTCCATGGGCTTCCTCTGTCTTGATGTTGAGCTCCGTGCTGTCCCTTTTGGGTTCAGTTTACTTAGCCTGGATCTTGTATTTTGTGTTGTATGACTTCTGCCTGGTTTGTGTCACCACGTATGCCATCAATTTGGGTCTAATGATACTCAACTACCGGAGAGCAAGGAGGCCCTTGAGACTACAGGACCAAAATAAAAAGCATCATTGA
- the PRSS53 gene encoding serine protease 53 isoform X2, translating to MTSISYLFSGLHAAEQDCGQRGPGPPKPQEANTTPGEWPWQASVRRQGIHICSGSLVSDTWVLTAAHCFDRTSVTDPSSWTVVLGSLQQKGLSLGAKEVGVVSIHVPQTYNHYTEGSDMALLQLTQSLPQSPICLPQSGHRFPFGASCWATGWGQGTDWAPGILRNLHLRLISRPTCNCLYNRLHLRQLSSPARHGMLCAGIQPGAQGPCQGDSGGPVLCEEPDGHWVQVGIISFSSNCAQEDTPVLLTDLATYAPWLQAQAFGAIFLHQNSEVLESSDEDSCISCGSLKEKEPHPGAPSPWPWDVQLRHLGQFVCGGALVSEEVVLTAAHCFIGRQTLEEWSIGLGRGKEQRGLRQLTLHGAYTHPESGHDIALLLLSQPVILGPSLRPLCLPYASYRLLEGARGWAQGRAHKETDLGSSMAVPVTLLGPKACSRLHAAPGGEGVPILPGMLCGSAVGELLQCEEVVFLAGD from the exons ATGACCAGTATCTCTTATCTTTTTTCAGGACTTCATGCAGCTGAACAAG ACTGTGGTCAACGTGGTCCTGGCCCTCCCAAGCCTCAGGAAGCTAATACCACACCAGGAGAATGGCCATGGCAGGCAAGTGTAAGGCGGCAGGGAATCCACATCTGCAGTGGCTCTCTAGTTTCAGATACTTGGGTTCTCACAGCTGCCCATTGTTTTGACAG GACCTCTGTGACGGATCCGAGTTCCTGGACAGTAGTACTGGGCTCTCTGCAGCAAAAGGGACTTAGCTTAGGGGCAAAAGAAGTAGGCGTGGTTTCTATCCATGTCCCTCAGACATATAACCACTATACTGAGGGCTCTGACATGGCCCTCCTTCAGCTGACTCAAAGCTTGCCTCAGTCTCCCATCTGCCTGCCCCAGTCTGGCCACCGCTTTCCTTTTGGAGCTTCATGTTGGGCCACTGGATGGGGCCAAGGCACGGATTGGG CTCCTGGAATCCTCAGGAACTTGCACCTGCGCCTCATCAGCCGCCCTACCTGTAACTGCCTTTATAATCGGTTGCATTTGCGGCAGCTTTCCAGTCCAGCTCGGCATGGGATGCTGTGTGCTGGGATCCAGCCTGGAGCTCAAGGTCCCTGCCAG GGCGATTCTGGGGGGCCAGTGCTATGTGAAGAGCCAGATGGGCACTGGGTTCAGGTTGGAATCATCAGCTTTTCCTCAAACTGTGCCCAAGAGGACACCCCAGTGCTGCTGACTGACCTGGCCACCTATGCACCGTGGCTACAAGCTCAGGCTTTTGGTGCCATCTTTCTCCACCAGAACTCTGAGGTCTTGGAGAGCAGTGATGAGGACAGCTGTATCT CCTGTGGTTCACTGAAGGAGAAAGAGCCCCATCCAGGTGCTCCTTCTCCATGGCCCTGGGATGTACAACTGAGGCACCTTGGGCAGTTTGTATGTGGAGGAGCCCTAGTGTCTGAAGAAGTGGTACTGACAGCTGCTCATTGTTTTATTGG GCGCCAGACCTTGGAGGAGTGGAGCATAGGGTTGGGCAGGGGTAAGGAGCAGCGTGGGCTTCGCCAACTCACCCTTCATGGTGCTTACACACACCCAGAGAGTGGTCATGATATTGCACTGCTGCTCTTGTCCCAACCTGTCATCTTGGGTCCCAGTCTTCGGCCCCTCTGCCTGCCTTATGCCTCCTACCGTCTACTTGAAGGGGCCCGGGGTTGGGCACAGGGGAGAGCCCACAAAGAAACAG ATCTTGGCTCCTCCATGGCAGTTCCTGTGACTCTCCTTGGCCCCAAAGCCTGCAGCAGACTCCATGCTGCTCCCGGGGGAGAGGGTGTCCCTATTCTCCCAGGGATGCTCTGTGGCAGTGCTGTGGGAGAACTTCTCCAGTGTGAG GAGGTGGTCTTTCTAGCTGGTGACTGA
- the PRSS53 gene encoding serine protease 53 isoform X1, which translates to MTSISYLFSGLHAAEQDCGQRGPGPPKPQEANTTPGEWPWQASVRRQGIHICSGSLVSDTWVLTAAHCFDRTSVTDPSSWTVVLGSLQQKGLSLGAKEVGVVSIHVPQTYNHYTEGSDMALLQLTQSLPQSPICLPQSGHRFPFGASCWATGWGQGTDWAPGILRNLHLRLISRPTCNCLYNRLHLRQLSSPARHGMLCAGIQPGAQGPCQGDSGGPVLCEEPDGHWVQVGIISFSSNCAQEDTPVLLTDLATYAPWLQAQAFGAIFLHQNSEVLESSDEDSCISCGSLKEKEPHPGAPSPWPWDVQLRHLGQFVCGGALVSEEVVLTAAHCFIGRQTLEEWSIGLGRGKEQRGLRQLTLHGAYTHPESGHDIALLLLSQPVILGPSLRPLCLPYASYRLLEGARGWAQGRAHKETDLGSSMAVPVTLLGPKACSRLHAAPGGEGVPILPGMLCGSAVGELLQCEGLSGSPLVQDVMGTWFLAGLQSFSDACRGPVHPGVFTALPNYEDWISSLKWQVYFAEKPEPEGENCPANLRGGLSSW; encoded by the exons ATGACCAGTATCTCTTATCTTTTTTCAGGACTTCATGCAGCTGAACAAG ACTGTGGTCAACGTGGTCCTGGCCCTCCCAAGCCTCAGGAAGCTAATACCACACCAGGAGAATGGCCATGGCAGGCAAGTGTAAGGCGGCAGGGAATCCACATCTGCAGTGGCTCTCTAGTTTCAGATACTTGGGTTCTCACAGCTGCCCATTGTTTTGACAG GACCTCTGTGACGGATCCGAGTTCCTGGACAGTAGTACTGGGCTCTCTGCAGCAAAAGGGACTTAGCTTAGGGGCAAAAGAAGTAGGCGTGGTTTCTATCCATGTCCCTCAGACATATAACCACTATACTGAGGGCTCTGACATGGCCCTCCTTCAGCTGACTCAAAGCTTGCCTCAGTCTCCCATCTGCCTGCCCCAGTCTGGCCACCGCTTTCCTTTTGGAGCTTCATGTTGGGCCACTGGATGGGGCCAAGGCACGGATTGGG CTCCTGGAATCCTCAGGAACTTGCACCTGCGCCTCATCAGCCGCCCTACCTGTAACTGCCTTTATAATCGGTTGCATTTGCGGCAGCTTTCCAGTCCAGCTCGGCATGGGATGCTGTGTGCTGGGATCCAGCCTGGAGCTCAAGGTCCCTGCCAG GGCGATTCTGGGGGGCCAGTGCTATGTGAAGAGCCAGATGGGCACTGGGTTCAGGTTGGAATCATCAGCTTTTCCTCAAACTGTGCCCAAGAGGACACCCCAGTGCTGCTGACTGACCTGGCCACCTATGCACCGTGGCTACAAGCTCAGGCTTTTGGTGCCATCTTTCTCCACCAGAACTCTGAGGTCTTGGAGAGCAGTGATGAGGACAGCTGTATCT CCTGTGGTTCACTGAAGGAGAAAGAGCCCCATCCAGGTGCTCCTTCTCCATGGCCCTGGGATGTACAACTGAGGCACCTTGGGCAGTTTGTATGTGGAGGAGCCCTAGTGTCTGAAGAAGTGGTACTGACAGCTGCTCATTGTTTTATTGG GCGCCAGACCTTGGAGGAGTGGAGCATAGGGTTGGGCAGGGGTAAGGAGCAGCGTGGGCTTCGCCAACTCACCCTTCATGGTGCTTACACACACCCAGAGAGTGGTCATGATATTGCACTGCTGCTCTTGTCCCAACCTGTCATCTTGGGTCCCAGTCTTCGGCCCCTCTGCCTGCCTTATGCCTCCTACCGTCTACTTGAAGGGGCCCGGGGTTGGGCACAGGGGAGAGCCCACAAAGAAACAG ATCTTGGCTCCTCCATGGCAGTTCCTGTGACTCTCCTTGGCCCCAAAGCCTGCAGCAGACTCCATGCTGCTCCCGGGGGAGAGGGTGTCCCTATTCTCCCAGGGATGCTCTGTGGCAGTGCTGTGGGAGAACTTCTCCAGTGTGAG GGCTTGTCAGGGTCACCATTGGTGCAGGATGTGATGGGCACATGGTTCCTGGCAGGGCTGCAGAGTTTCAGCGACGCCTGTCGGGGCCCAGTCCATCCTGGGGTCTTTACTGCACTTCCCAACTATGAAGACTGGATTAGCAGCCTTAAATGGCAGGTCTATTTTGCTGAAAAACCTGAACCTGAGGGAGAGAACTGCCCGGCTAATCTAA GAGGTGGTCTTTCTAGCTGGTGA
- the ZNF646 gene encoding zinc finger protein 646: MEDTPALISCPDCQRHFPSLPELARHRELLHHSPPNRNDDEADGIPRPYRCVQCGRGYRHAGSLVNHRRTHEIGRFPCTTCNKDFSNPMALKSHLRTHAPEGRRRHRPPHHKEAASYSQGQMTTTNIWGSVPGSRENWDNQTSHGQSTHVWEAGPDPRESSSTWEKPPGHKDDWENKTDSKESIEGWGNTSGSTMSPALPAPANSLLSNLEQYLAESMVDFTGNERPPQSPPAEDERRYKCGQCGKTYKHAGSLTNHRQSHALGVYPCAVCFKEFSNLMALKNHSRLHTQYRPYQCPRCPRAFRLPSELLGHQQAHEGEGKELSWEGKGEPSANGESGHDRNQFHDTKELNASGELNTSGELDARELNDGGLEEYRPFRCADCGRTYRHAGSLINHRKSHETGIYPCPVCPKQLFNAAALKNHLRAHLKTRRSGGEEEQHQPPPPTPLPSLMAATRPEVDPEEEENPVTPTTTTDHRPYKCSECGRAYRHRGSLVNHRHSHQTGEYQCSLCPRQYPNLMALRNHVRVHFKAARRNGSQGREEPLSHDGEDITLGLEREDSTPSQEEYHPEEKIKQTTQGEEDPNEEGTMDSHPEVDMAVAQICGLCGMLFDDVQSLKQHGQTHHEGEGNKTESVESPPRAYSCRDCGKTYRHSGSLINHRQTHQTGDFGCGTCAKHFHTVAAMKSHLRRHSQRWNKRHQQQTGEITDGSSSGVMVTNRSESSPEDYQEKDLVVKEEKEKNDFHKDVKVNGINMANGKLENNENCFQGDIQRDKCKQEKNEACFQSNEDGKTNEERLEGKQSCFFGKLVTTSSKGGNGDMPVLVEGEHKQESVCDAISHGPEALNGWRTSGHHTCHDCGRSFHHTAGLLNHRPCHPPGIYQCSLCPKEFDSLPALRSHFQNHGPGEATLGQPFLCCLCGMIFPGRADYRQHRSQAHDSPGESQGSSEDEEEEELASNSTPLQLSEAELLNQLQREVEGLDGAGYGHICACCGQTYDDLGSLERHHQSLGNISVDKIDETSADMGEKNEILETTVGDSSESTVDPISQDDTGTNSVECFDSMSRDGMEAVGTVDATSVLEIEGTNVEAAPEAFSSAQPRPFQCSQCGKTYRHGGSLVNHRKTHQTGDFACPICARRYPNLAAYQNHLRNHPRCKGAEPQLGVNPMVESRGTQTATEMPLEQQEIKEEAVEEISIKKEPEETTIKQEEVEVPLKDSGIEEGNSEEASMDRPFGCELCGRTYKHAGSLINHRQSHQIGHFGCQACSKGFSNLMALKNHRRIHAEPRRFHCGECGKAFRLRKQLANHQRVHGEQQNGNSGVGKLLPKSSSLSRDERPFRCGQCGRTYRHAGSLLNHRRSHEIGQYSCPTCPKTYSNRMALKNHQRLHSESRRRRTGRARRGCGPRVAVRCALCSRSFPRRASLERHLQEHEASSKKELNVIKVFSQTTVKDESQADISELEGRSREYEVGAQGDNQTKGTEELGQGPSGLSGSQEGKGESFSWITGKTDGWYINETPVSKPGSQEHATFSDFGFGSPCRQEDNQPNEPDLSSLEGWDSGQTQDQDSSSQSQLELRPFCCAQCGKTYRHAGSLLNHRNTHKTGQYYCQLCSKEFSNPMAAKTHGRIHTATRRFKCPHCGKAFRASRELTSHQRTHAMGQGQAPPRAEEADGQEIETKRDMEDKYTSGQGETHRATKEISGSEIAVKEAKEGLKQAIEEERPFCCTQCGRSYRHAGSLLNHQKAHATGLYPCSLCPKLLPNLLALKNHGRTHTDPKRHRCGVCGKAFRTAARLEGHRRVHAPREGPFSCSHCPRRFRRQISFLQHQQQHEEWTMTGTGDSQSPTEGGGDLTSPLNPPP; this comes from the exons ATGGAGGATACCCCTGCTTTGATCAGCTGCCCTGATTGTCAGCGTCATTTCCCCAGCCTTCCAGAACTGGCACGTCACCGTGAGCTGCTCCATCACTCACCTCCAAACAGGAATGATGATGAAGCTGATGGGATTCCCCGGCCATACCGATGTGTACAGTGTGGGCGGGGTTACCGTCATGCAGGTAGTCTGGTCAATCATCGACGGACCCATGAGATTGGTCGTTTTCCCTGTACCACATGCAACAAAGACTTCTCCAATCCTATGGCCCTCAAGAGTCACCTGAGGACTCATGCCCCAGAGGGCCGCAGGAGGCATAGGCCTCCCCACCACAAAGAGGCTGCATCATATAGCCAGGGCCAGATGACTACCACTAACATTTGGGGAAGTGTGCCTGGTTctcgggaaaactgggacaaccAGACAAGCCATGGACAAAGTACACATGTATGGGAGGCTGGGCCTGATCCTAGAGAATCTTCTAGTACCTGGGAAAAGCCACCTGGACACAAGGATGACTGGGAGAACAAGACAGATTCTAAAGAGAGTATAGAGGGATGGGGAAACACATCAGGTTCTACAATGTCCCCTGCTCTGCCTGCTCCAGCCAATAGCCTTCTTAGCAATTTAGAGCAGTACTTAGCTGAATCCATGGTAGATTTTACAGGGAATGAAAGACCACCTCAGTCCCCCCCTGCTGAGGATGAACGTCGGTATAAGTGTGGACAGTGTGGCAAAACCTATAAACATGCTGGAAGTCTAACCAACCACCGTCAGAGCCATGCCCTAGGTGTCTATCCCTGTGCTGTGTGCTTCAAGGAGTTTTCTAACCTTATGGCTCTAAAGAATCATTCTAGGTTACATACTCAATATAGGCCTTATCAATGTCCTCGTTGTCCTCGAGCTTTCCGGCTGCCTAGTGAATTGTTGGGACATCAGCAAGCCcatgagggggaagggaaggaactatcctgggaaggaaaaggagagccATCTGCTAATGGAGAAAGTGGACATGATAGAAATCAGTTTCATGATACTAAGGAACTTAATGCCTCTGGGGAGTTAAATACTTCTGGAGAGCTTGATGCCAGAGAGCTTAATGATGGTGGATTAGAAGAATATAGGCCTTTCCGTTGTGCTGATTGTGGCCGTACTTACCGACATGCTGGGAGCCTTATCAATCACCGGAAGAGTCATGAGACTGGTATCTATCCATGTCCAGTCTGTCCAAAGCAGCTATTCAATGCTGCAGCCCTTAAAAACCATTTACGGGCTCATCTTAAAACTCGTCgtagtggaggggaagaggaacaGCATCAACCACCACCTCCAACACCACTGCCTTCCCTAATGGCAGCAACACGACCAGAAGTTGAcccagaggaggaagagaatccTGTTACTCCAACTACTACCACAGACCATCGCCCTTATAAATGCAGTGAATGTGGACGGGCTTACCGTCACCGGGGAAGCTTGGTAAACCACCGACACAGCCATCAGACTGGTGAATATCAGTGTTCCCTTTGCCCTCGCCAGTATCCAAACCTCATGGCCCTCCGCAATCATGTGAGGGTGCATTTTAAGGCAGCACGACGCAATGGGAGTCAAGGGAGAGAGGAACCATTGAGTCATGATGGGGAAGATATCACACTTGGCCTAGAAAGGGAAGATTCTACCCCTAGTCAAGAGGAGTACCACCCAGAAGAGAAGATAAAACAGACAACCCAAGGGGAAGAAGATCCTAATGAAGAAGGGACAATGGACAGCCATCCAGAAGTAGATATGGCAGTAGCACAAATATGTGGTCTTTGTGGGATGCTTTTTGATGATGTACAAAGCTTAAAACAACATGGCCAAACCCATCATGAAGGGGAGGGTAATAAAACTGAGTCAGTGGAGTCACCTCCAAGAGCCTATTCCTGTAGAGATTGTGGAAAAACTTATCGACATTCAGGAAGTCTCATCAACCACAGACAGACCCACCAGACAGGTGACTTTGGTTGTGGgacatgtgccaagcactttcaTACTGTGGCAGCCATGAAGAGCCACTTACGACGTCATAGTCAGAGGTGGAACAAGAGGCATCAGCAGCAGACTGGTGAAATCACTGATGGAAGCAGCAGTGGAGTGATGgtaacaaatagaagtgaatccTCACCAGAGGACTACCAGGAAAAGGATTTGGtcgtgaaagaagaaaaagagaaaaatgactttCATAAAGATGTAAAAGTGAATGGAATCAATATGGCCAATGGCAAGTTGGAAAACAATGAGAACTGTTTTCAGGGGGATATTCAGCGTGACAAAtgtaagcaagaaaaaaatgaggcctGCTTCCAGAGTAATGAAGATGGCAAAACcaatgaagaaagattggaagggaagcagtCCTGTTTCTTTGGGAAGTTAGTAACAACAAGCAGTAAGGGAGGCAATGGGGATATGCCAGTTTTGGTAGAAGGGGAACATAAACAGGAGAGTGTATGTGATGCCATTTCCCATGGCCCTGAGGCTCTCAATGGTTGGCGGACCTCTGGCCACCACACATGTCATGACTGTGGGCGATCTTTCCACCATACAGCTGGCTTACTGAACCATCGACCTTGCCATCCACCAGGCATCTATCAGTGTTCACTCTGCCCTAAGGAATTTGACTCACTCCCTGCCCTACGCAGCCATTTTCAGAACCATGGACCAGGAGAGGCCACATTAGGGCAGCCTTTTCTTTGTTGCCTTTGTGGCATGATCTTCCCTGGACGGGCAGATTATAGACAGCATAGAAGTCAGGCCCATGATTCCCCGGGTGAGAGCCAAGGTTCTTCagaggatgaagaggaagaggaattgGCCTCTAACTCCACTCCCTTGCAACTCTCAGAAGCAGAGCTACTAAATCAATTGCAGCGGGAAGTAGAGGGACTGGATGGAGCTGGCTATGGGCACATCTGTGCCTGCTGTGGCCAGACATATGATGACCTAGGAAGTCTGGAGCGCCATCATCAAAGTCTAGGGAATATTTCTGTAGATAAAATTGATGAGACTTCTGCAGACATGGGAGAGAAGAATGAGATCTTAGAAACAACTGTGGGTGATAGTTCTGAAAGTACTGTGGACCCTATCTCTCAAGATGACACAGGTACTAATTCTGTGGAGTGTTTTGACTCTATGTCCAGAGACGGTATGGAAGCTGTAGGGACTGTGGATGCGACTTCTGTACTAGAGATAGAAGGCACCAATGTAGAAGCTGCTCCTGAAGCCTTTTCTTCTGCCCAGCCTCGTCCCTTTCAATGTAGTCAGTGTGGTAAGACCTATCGCCATGGTGGGAGCCTGGTAAACCACAGAAAGACACATCAAACAGGAGATTTTGCCTGTCCTATCTGTGCCCGAAGATATCCCAATTTGGCTGCCTACCAAAATCATTTGCGTAATCATCCTCGTTGCAAAGGGGCAGAACCCCAGTTAGGGGTCAACCCTATGGTGGAAAGCAGGGGAACACAAACGGCAACAGAGATGCCATTAGAACAGCAAGAAATTAAAGAGGAGGCAGTGGAAGAAATATCCATTAAGAAAGAGCCAGAAGAAACCACTATAAAGCAGGAGGAAGTGGAAGTGCCCCTAAAAGACAGTGGCATAGAAGAGGGGAATTCAGAAGAAGCCAGTATGGATCGTCCCTTTGGCTGTGAATTGTGTGGTCGGACGTATAAACATGCTGGTAGCCTCATCAACCATCGCCAAAGCCATCAAATAGGACACTTTGGCTGCCAGGCATGCTCCAAGGGCTTCTCTAATCTCATGGCTCTCAAAAACCATCGACGTATTCATGCTGAACCCCGTCGGTTTCATTGTGGAGAATGTGGTAAAGCTTTTAGGTTGCGGAAACAGCTGGCTAACCATCAGCGTGTCCATGGGGAGCAACAAAATGGCAATTCAGGAGTTGGAAAGCTGCTGCCAAAATCATCCTCACTATCACGAGATGAACGACCTTTCCGCTGTGGGCAATGTGGAAGGACTTACCGGCATGCGGGAAGCCTCCTAAACCATCGGAGGAGCCACGAGATAGGACAATACAGTTGTCCAACCTGCCCTAAAACATATTCAAACCGTATGGCACTAAAGAACCACCAGCGCCTACACTCAGAAAGTCGGAGACGACGGACAGGAAGGGCAAGGCGTGGGTGTGGGCCTCGGGTAGCTGTTCGCTGTGCCCTTTGTAGCCGCAGTTTCCCTAGACGGGCATCTCTAGAGAGGCATTTACAGGAGCATGAGGCATCGAGTAAGAAGGAGCTAAATGTAATTAAAGTATTCAGCCAAACAACTGTCAAAGATGAGAGTCAAGCAGATATCAGTGAACTAGAAGGAAGATCACGTGAGTATGAAGTTGGAGCTCAGGGTGATAACCAAACCAAGGGCACAGAAGAATTAGGTCAGGGTCCCAGTGGGTTATCAGGTAGTCAGGAAGGCAAGGGAGAGTCCTTCTCTTGGATCACTGGGAAAACAGATGGGTGGTATATTAATGAGACACCAGTGAGTAAGCCAGGTAGCCAAGAACATGCTACCTTCAGTGACTTTGGATTTGGGAGTCCATGCAGACAGGAAGATAATCAACCTAATGAGCCAGATTTAAGTAGCCTAGAAGGTTGGGATAGTGGGCAGACCCAGGACCAAGATAGCAGTTCTCAATCCCAGCTAGAACTCCGCCCTTTTTGCTGTGCACAGTGTGGCAAGACCTACCGTCACGCAGGCAGCCTTCTAAACCACCGCAATACCCACAAAACAGGCCAATACTATTGTCAACTCTGCTCTAAGGAATTTTCAAATCCCATGGCGGCCAAAACCCATGGTCGTATTCACACAGCAACCCGTCGCTTCAAGTGCCCTCACTGTGGAAAAGCTTTCCGTGCCTCCCGTGAGCTGACCAGCCATCAGCGAACCCATGCCATGGGTCAAGGACAGGCCCCACCTCGGGCAGAGGAAGCTGATGGGCAAGAGATCGAGACTAAAAGGGATATGGAAGATAAGTATACGTCAGGGCAAGGGGAGACTCATAGAGCCACCAAAGAAATATCAGGGTCTGAGATAGCTGTGAAGGAAGCAAAAGAGGGGCTAAAACAAGCCATAGAAGAAGAACGTCCCTTCTGTTGCACCCAGTGTGGGCGTTCTTATCGTCATGCTGGCAGCCTGTTGAACCACCAAAAAGCTCATGCTACAGGTCTTTATCCTTGCTCCCTCTGCCCCAAACTACTGCCTAACCTATTGGCCCTCAAGAATCATGGAAGGACACACACAGATCCAAAGCGCCATCGTTGTGGTGTTTGTGGGAAAGCCTTTCGGACAGCAGCCCGACTAGAAGGCCACAGGAGAGTCCATGCACCTCGGGAGGGACCCTTCTCTTGCTCGCATTGCCCTCGCCGCTTCCGCCGCCAAATCAGCTTCTTGCAGCACCAGCAACAACATGAGGAGTGGACAATGACTGGCACTG gAGATTCACAGTCACCTACAGAAGGAGGTGGGGATCTCACATCTCCTCTCAATCCACCCCCATGA